The Lutibacter profundi genome includes a region encoding these proteins:
- a CDS encoding Dps family protein yields MNTTILGLDKQKSENLVISLNSLLSNFQVYYQSLRGLHWNIKGKSFFELHVKFEEFYTDSQEKVDLIAERILTLGGTPLHTFEDYAKLAKVPVGRNITNGTEAVTLVVKSLSELLKIERVILDESDEANDEGTNSMMSDFIAEQEKTIWMLNAWLN; encoded by the coding sequence ATGAATACAACAATATTAGGATTAGACAAACAAAAATCAGAGAATTTAGTGATAAGTTTAAATAGTTTGTTATCAAATTTTCAAGTCTATTATCAAAGTTTAAGAGGATTACATTGGAATATTAAAGGGAAATCTTTTTTTGAATTACACGTAAAATTCGAAGAATTTTATACAGATTCTCAAGAGAAAGTTGACTTAATTGCCGAGCGTATTTTAACGCTAGGAGGAACGCCATTGCATACCTTTGAAGATTATGCAAAATTAGCAAAAGTACCTGTAGGAAGAAATATTACAAATGGTACAGAGGCGGTAACGTTGGTTGTAAAATCACTATCTGAATTATTAAAAATTGAACGTGTAATTTTAGATGAGTCAGACGAAGCTAATGATGAAGGAACCAACTCAATGATGAGCGATTTTATAGCTGAACAGGAAAAAACAATATGGATGTTAAATGCTTGGTTAAATTAA
- a CDS encoding peroxiredoxin, which translates to MKKYIILVVIVVGILFLNCKVTNNPMKKIEIGDKVPSFTLNDQNGNLYTVNSTSGKPMVIYFYPKDDTPGCTKQACKFRDEFEKFKDLDVTVIGISADNVASHKRFEEKYNLPFVLLADVNNEVRKLFGVSKSMIFYRDVLLM; encoded by the coding sequence ATGAAAAAATATATTATTTTAGTTGTAATAGTAGTTGGAATACTATTTTTAAACTGTAAAGTAACTAATAACCCTATGAAAAAAATTGAAATTGGAGATAAAGTGCCATCATTTACATTAAATGATCAAAATGGAAACCTCTATACTGTAAACAGTACAAGTGGAAAACCAATGGTAATTTATTTTTATCCAAAAGATGATACACCTGGTTGTACAAAACAGGCTTGTAAATTTAGAGATGAATTTGAAAAATTTAAAGATTTAGATGTTACCGTTATTGGTATTAGCGCCGATAATGTAGCATCTCACAAAAGATTTGAAGAAAAATATAACCTGCCATTTGTTTTATTAGCTGATGTTAACAATGAAGTTAGGAAGCTGTTTGGAGTGTCTAAAAGTATGATTTTTTACCGGGACGTGTTACTTATGTGA
- a CDS encoding pyridoxal-phosphate dependent enzyme yields MEYVKNILGTIGNTPLVKLNKIVEEIEALVLAKVETFNPGNSAKDRMAVKMIDDAESQGLLKPGYTIIEGTSGNTGMGLALVAIIKGYKLICVISDKQSKEKMDILRAVGAEVIVCPTNVEPDDPRSYYSVSKRLATETPNSWYVNQYDNPSNSLAHYEQTGPEIWEQTEGKITHFVVGVGTGGTISGIGKYLKEKNPAIKIWGIDTYGSVFKKYHETGIFDENEIYPYITEGIGEDILPKNVNFSVIDGFTKVTDKDAAVYTRKIAKEEGIFVGNSAGSAVKGLLQLKKHFKKEDVVVVLFHDHGSRYVGKMFNDDWMRERGFLDEEKLVAIDLIKDRIEIPLITVKTEELVSHAIERMRVNNISQIPVTDIQGFVGSVDESELFSLYFDDKNIANKPIKEVMSTPFPVVKSTTSIDKISKLINRKNSAVLVDLENDKFHIITKHDVISAIQ; encoded by the coding sequence ATGGAATACGTTAAAAATATACTTGGAACTATAGGAAATACGCCTTTAGTAAAATTAAATAAAATAGTTGAAGAAATAGAGGCATTGGTATTGGCAAAAGTTGAGACTTTTAACCCAGGAAATTCAGCAAAGGATAGAATGGCGGTAAAAATGATTGATGATGCAGAATCTCAAGGTTTGTTAAAGCCTGGGTATACTATTATTGAAGGCACTTCAGGCAATACAGGTATGGGTTTAGCATTGGTAGCTATTATTAAAGGTTACAAATTAATTTGTGTAATTAGCGATAAGCAATCTAAAGAGAAAATGGATATTCTTCGTGCAGTAGGAGCCGAGGTTATTGTTTGTCCAACAAATGTTGAGCCAGATGATCCTCGATCTTATTATTCTGTTTCTAAGCGATTGGCAACTGAAACACCAAATTCTTGGTATGTAAACCAATATGATAATCCGTCAAATTCCTTGGCACATTATGAACAAACTGGCCCTGAAATATGGGAACAAACCGAAGGTAAAATTACACATTTTGTAGTAGGAGTTGGAACTGGAGGAACCATATCTGGAATTGGGAAGTATTTAAAAGAAAAAAATCCTGCTATTAAAATTTGGGGAATAGATACGTATGGCTCAGTATTTAAAAAATACCATGAAACAGGTATTTTTGATGAAAATGAAATTTACCCATATATTACTGAAGGTATAGGAGAAGATATTTTACCTAAAAATGTAAATTTTAGTGTAATTGATGGTTTTACCAAAGTAACAGATAAGGATGCAGCTGTTTATACACGAAAAATAGCTAAAGAAGAAGGTATTTTTGTTGGTAACTCTGCCGGGTCTGCTGTAAAAGGGTTGTTGCAATTAAAAAAACATTTTAAAAAAGAGGATGTGGTGGTTGTATTATTTCATGACCATGGAAGCCGTTATGTAGGGAAAATGTTTAATGATGATTGGATGCGTGAAAGAGGTTTTTTAGATGAAGAAAAGTTAGTAGCAATAGATTTAATTAAAGATAGAATTGAGATTCCATTAATTACGGTTAAAACTGAAGAGTTAGTTTCTCATGCAATTGAGCGTATGCGAGTTAATAACATATCTCAAATTCCTGTTACTGATATTCAAGGATTTGTTGGTTCGGTTGATGAAAGTGAATTGTTTAGTTTGTATTTTGACGATAAAAATATTGCCAATAAACCTATTAAAGAAGTTATGAGTACCCCTTTTCCTGTTGTAAAAAGTACAACTTCAATTGATAAAATTTCTAAATTAATCAACAGAAAAAATAGTGCAGTATTGGTTGATTTAGAGAATGATAAATTTCACATTATTACAAAGCACGATGTAATTAGCGCAATTCAATAA
- a CDS encoding YgaP family membrane protein, protein MKKNMGSIDKIIRVLVAVVIAVLYWQGIISGTLAIVLLVLGIVFLLTSLINFCPLYTIFGINTSKKE, encoded by the coding sequence ATGAAAAAAAACATGGGATCTATCGACAAAATTATTAGAGTATTAGTAGCTGTTGTTATTGCTGTTTTATACTGGCAAGGAATTATTAGCGGTACACTTGCAATTGTACTTTTAGTTTTAGGTATTGTATTTTTATTAACTAGCCTAATAAACTTTTGCCCATTGTACACCATTTTTGGTATAAATACTTCTAAAAAAGAATAA
- a CDS encoding hydrogen peroxide-inducible genes activator, with protein MTITQLKYVLAVAEYRNFTIASEHCFVTQPTLSMQIQKLEEELGTKIFNRTKKPIQLTEIGIKIIEQAKIIVDESNRINDIVDQQKGYIGGDFKLGIIPTIMPTLLPIFLKTFIQKYPKVNLKIEELTTDEIIKKLAEGHIDVGIAATPLENETIKERVLYYEPFVGFVPPEHRLFKNKFIDVETLNIEDILLLEDGHCFKENIINLCSTFGKSNQHFQLHSGSFNTLIKLSKEGLGMTLLPYLQTLDLNTEDKIYLREFNHPVPAREVSIIYHKSQLKIHLIDSLKDVIDGLVRGVIAFSDVKIISPIHKKRGV; from the coding sequence ATGACTATTACCCAATTAAAATATGTATTAGCTGTAGCTGAATATAGAAATTTCACTATTGCATCTGAACATTGCTTTGTTACTCAACCCACTTTGAGTATGCAAATTCAAAAGTTAGAGGAAGAGCTTGGTACAAAAATTTTTAATAGAACAAAAAAGCCTATTCAACTTACTGAAATTGGAATTAAAATTATTGAACAAGCAAAAATTATTGTTGATGAAAGCAATCGGATAAATGATATTGTTGACCAGCAGAAAGGATACATTGGAGGCGATTTTAAACTGGGTATTATTCCCACAATAATGCCTACTCTTTTACCTATTTTTTTAAAAACATTTATACAAAAATACCCAAAAGTAAATTTAAAGATTGAAGAACTCACTACAGACGAAATAATAAAAAAATTAGCTGAAGGACATATTGATGTTGGTATTGCTGCTACCCCTTTAGAAAATGAAACAATTAAAGAACGCGTATTGTATTATGAGCCATTTGTAGGCTTTGTTCCTCCAGAGCATCGTCTCTTTAAAAATAAATTTATTGATGTTGAAACCTTAAATATTGAAGATATTTTATTACTTGAAGACGGGCATTGTTTTAAGGAAAATATTATTAACTTGTGCAGTACTTTTGGGAAAAGTAATCAACATTTTCAACTACATAGCGGCAGTTTTAACACTTTAATTAAATTATCAAAAGAAGGATTAGGAATGACTTTGCTTCCCTATTTACAAACATTAGATTTAAATACCGAGGATAAAATTTATTTACGAGAATTTAATCATCCTGTACCTGCTAGAGAGGTTAGTATCATTTACCATAAATCACAATTAAAAATTCATTTAATAGACTCATTAAAAGATGTAATTGATGGTTTAGTTAGGGGTGTAATTGCATTTAGTGATGTTAAAATAATTAGTCCTATACATAAAAAAAGAGGAGTTTAA
- a CDS encoding coiled-coil domain-containing protein: protein MKTKILILIVVVFSSTALFSQTTKKFIDTGSVKNQFDYLINKSYKYKDYKSVKISWLHKLKANVADSISTLKKEIRSTNATINSQNKKIDSLKLAINSSKETVDNLNTKIDSISIIGIQFNKGTFKTIVFSFIGILVILLLFFITRFKQSNTITKQTKQTLKELDEEFETHRKIALEREQKVRRQLQDELNKQKKE from the coding sequence ATGAAAACCAAAATTCTTATATTAATAGTTGTTGTTTTTTCTTCTACAGCATTGTTTAGTCAAACAACCAAAAAGTTTATAGATACAGGTTCTGTAAAAAATCAGTTTGATTATTTAATAAATAAATCATATAAATATAAAGACTATAAAAGCGTAAAAATAAGTTGGTTACACAAATTAAAAGCAAATGTTGCTGATTCAATTTCTACTTTAAAAAAAGAAATAAGAAGTACTAATGCAACCATAAATTCTCAAAACAAGAAAATTGATAGTTTAAAACTCGCTATAAATTCTTCCAAAGAAACAGTTGATAACCTCAATACTAAAATTGACAGTATTTCTATTATTGGTATACAATTTAATAAAGGGACCTTTAAAACCATTGTATTTTCATTCATTGGCATACTTGTTATTTTACTCTTATTTTTTATTACTAGATTTAAACAAAGTAATACTATAACTAAACAAACAAAACAAACACTTAAAGAATTAGATGAAGAGTTTGAAACTCATAGAAAAATAGCTTTGGAACGAGAGCAAAAAGTTAGACGCCAATTACAAGATGAATTAAATAAACAAAAAAAAGAGTAA
- a CDS encoding peptide chain release factor 3: MSFLEEIQRRRTFGIISHPDAGKTTLTEKLLLFGGAIQEAGAVKNNKIKKGATSDFMEIERQRGISVATSVLAFNYKGKKINILDTPGHKDFAEDTFRTLTAVDSVIVVIDVAKGVEEQTKKLVEVCRMRRIPIIVFINKLDREGKDAFDLLDEVEQKLGLRVTPLSFPIGMGYDFKGIYNIYEKKINILSDNHKQTVSEGVEFTDISVPELDEIIGENAANILREELELITEVYPKFNKDAYLNGDLQPVFFGSALNNFGVKELLDCFIEIAPSPQPKKSEERLVDSKEEKLTGFVFKIHANMDPNHRNRLAFVKIVSGTFKRNAPYLHVRLNKKMKFSSPNAFFAEKKQIVDESFPGDIVGLQDTGNFKIGDTLTEGELLNFKGIPNFSPEHFRYVNNADPLKSKQLHKGLDQLMDEGVAQLFTLDLNGRKIIGTVGALQYEVIQYRLEHEYGAKCSYENLPVHKACWVEPEDVKSDEFKEFKRVKQRYLAKDKQGQLVFLADSAFTIQMTQSKYPTVKLHFTSEFK, translated from the coding sequence ATGAGTTTTTTAGAAGAAATACAACGCAGACGAACTTTTGGAATTATATCGCATCCCGATGCTGGTAAAACAACCTTAACTGAAAAATTATTATTATTTGGTGGTGCTATACAAGAAGCTGGTGCAGTAAAAAATAATAAAATAAAAAAAGGAGCTACCTCTGATTTTATGGAAATTGAGCGCCAACGTGGTATTTCTGTTGCTACTTCTGTTTTAGCATTTAATTATAAAGGCAAGAAAATCAATATTTTAGACACTCCTGGCCATAAAGATTTTGCCGAAGATACTTTTAGAACGTTAACTGCTGTTGATAGTGTTATTGTTGTAATAGACGTTGCAAAAGGTGTTGAAGAGCAAACTAAAAAATTGGTAGAAGTTTGTAGAATGCGTAGAATTCCTATAATTGTTTTTATTAATAAATTAGACCGTGAAGGTAAAGACGCTTTTGATTTATTGGATGAAGTGGAGCAAAAATTAGGATTAAGGGTTACACCACTAAGTTTCCCAATTGGAATGGGTTACGACTTTAAAGGAATTTATAATATTTACGAGAAAAAAATTAATATACTTTCAGATAATCACAAACAAACTGTTTCTGAAGGAGTTGAATTTACAGATATATCTGTACCTGAACTAGATGAAATTATTGGAGAAAATGCAGCAAACATACTAAGAGAAGAGTTAGAATTGATTACCGAAGTTTACCCTAAATTTAACAAGGATGCATATTTAAATGGTGATTTACAACCTGTATTTTTTGGCTCTGCACTAAATAATTTTGGAGTTAAAGAATTGTTAGATTGTTTTATTGAAATTGCACCATCACCACAGCCAAAAAAATCTGAAGAGCGTTTGGTTGATTCTAAAGAAGAAAAGTTAACCGGATTTGTATTTAAAATACATGCCAATATGGATCCTAATCACAGAAACCGTTTGGCATTTGTAAAAATTGTTTCTGGCACTTTTAAACGTAACGCTCCTTATTTACACGTACGCTTAAACAAAAAAATGAAATTTTCTAGTCCGAATGCTTTTTTTGCAGAAAAAAAACAAATTGTAGATGAATCGTTTCCAGGTGATATTGTCGGACTTCAAGATACTGGGAATTTTAAAATTGGAGATACTTTAACAGAAGGAGAACTATTAAATTTTAAAGGGATTCCTAACTTTTCTCCAGAACATTTTAGATATGTTAACAATGCTGACCCCTTAAAATCTAAACAATTACACAAAGGCTTAGATCAATTGATGGATGAAGGTGTTGCACAATTATTTACTCTAGATTTAAACGGAAGAAAAATAATTGGTACTGTTGGAGCTTTACAATATGAAGTAATTCAATACAGACTTGAACATGAATATGGTGCAAAATGTAGCTATGAAAACTTACCAGTTCACAAAGCTTGCTGGGTAGAACCTGAAGATGTTAAAAGTGATGAGTTTAAAGAATTTAAACGCGTTAAACAGCGTTATTTGGCAAAAGACAAACAAGGACAATTGGTGTTTTTGGCAGATTCTGCATTTACCATTCAAATGACACAAAGTAAATACCCAACTGTTAAATTGCACTTTACCAGTGAATTTAAATAA
- a CDS encoding adenosine deaminase, with the protein MKTFIENLPKAELHLHIEGSFEPALMFEIAKRNNIKIPYNSVEEIEEAYKFDCLQDFLDIYYQGAGVLTTEQDFYDLTYSYLQKCANQNVRHTEIMFDPQTHTERGISFETVINGISKACDDAKEKLNVTSLLIMSYLRHLSEEEAFKTLEQSLPFKHKITAVGLDSSEKGNPPSKFKNVYKASIKEGYIPVAHAGEEGSADYVWEAIDLLGIKRIDHGNNSLQDDKLIAEIIKRDMALTVCPLSNTALQVVDDLKNHPLKKMIDLGLKVTINSDDPAYFGGQVNKNYSDIQKALNLTKKDLYLLAKNSFQYSFLDENSKKNYIKELDNYYLNNA; encoded by the coding sequence ATGAAAACATTTATTGAGAATTTACCAAAAGCAGAATTACATTTACATATTGAAGGTTCTTTTGAACCCGCTTTAATGTTTGAAATTGCAAAAAGAAATAACATTAAAATCCCATACAATTCAGTTGAAGAAATTGAAGAAGCCTATAAGTTTGACTGTTTACAAGACTTTTTAGACATTTACTATCAAGGTGCAGGTGTTTTAACAACTGAACAAGATTTTTATGATTTAACTTATAGCTATTTGCAAAAATGTGCCAATCAAAATGTGCGCCATACTGAAATTATGTTTGACCCTCAAACACATACTGAACGTGGAATTTCCTTTGAAACTGTTATCAACGGAATTTCTAAAGCCTGTGACGATGCTAAAGAAAAACTAAATGTTACATCCCTATTAATTATGAGTTATTTACGTCATTTAAGTGAAGAGGAAGCATTTAAAACCTTAGAACAATCATTACCTTTTAAACACAAAATAACTGCTGTAGGATTAGATTCTTCAGAAAAAGGAAATCCTCCTTCAAAATTTAAAAATGTATATAAAGCCTCTATCAAAGAAGGGTACATTCCTGTTGCACATGCAGGTGAAGAAGGGTCGGCAGATTACGTTTGGGAAGCTATTGATCTTCTAGGAATTAAACGTATTGATCACGGCAATAACTCTTTACAAGATGATAAATTAATAGCTGAAATTATAAAACGTGATATGGCATTAACCGTTTGTCCGTTATCCAATACCGCTTTACAGGTTGTTGACGATTTAAAAAATCATCCATTAAAAAAAATGATAGATTTAGGATTGAAAGTAACCATAAATTCTGATGATCCAGCATATTTTGGCGGACAAGTAAATAAAAATTACTCAGACATTCAAAAGGCTCTTAATTTAACTAAAAAAGATCTTTATTTGTTGGCGAAAAACTCATTTCAATATTCCTTTTTAGATGAAAATTCTAAAAAAAATTACATCAAAGAATTAGATAACTATTATTTAAACAACGCCTAG
- a CDS encoding 6-pyruvoyl trahydropterin synthase family protein, with protein MKVTVNRKAHFNAAHRLYNADWSDARNATVFGKCANPNYHGHNYELIVSVKGEIHPDTGFVMDMKVLKNLIETEIEEKFDHKNLNEEVIEFKTLNPTAENIVVVIWNILRSKIAKELELSITLYETPRNFVTYCGA; from the coding sequence ATGAAAGTTACGGTAAATAGAAAAGCACATTTTAATGCTGCACACAGGTTGTACAATGCAGATTGGTCTGATGCACGTAATGCAACTGTATTTGGAAAATGCGCTAACCCAAATTATCACGGGCATAATTATGAGTTAATAGTTTCAGTAAAGGGAGAAATACACCCTGATACTGGTTTTGTAATGGATATGAAGGTGTTAAAAAATTTAATTGAAACCGAAATTGAAGAAAAATTTGATCATAAAAACTTAAATGAAGAGGTTATAGAATTTAAAACGTTAAACCCTACAGCCGAAAATATTGTTGTGGTTATTTGGAATATATTACGCAGTAAAATTGCAAAAGAACTAGAACTTTCTATTACGTTGTATGAAACACCACGCAATTTTGTAACCTATTGCGGAGCGTAG
- a CDS encoding lysophospholipid acyltransferase family protein, with the protein MPIFKKKPFGHILYIKKWIIRILGIVSHGRYRRFNKLQIEGSEIIRDLPETNVLFVSNHQTYFADVAAMLHVFNAALKGRVDSLKNIGYIWHPKLNVYFVAASETMKSGLLPKIFAYAGSVSIQRTWRSKGQNVNRQVKMSDISNIKKALDDGWVITFPQGTTTPFKPIRRGTAHIIKTYKPVVVPIVIDGFRRAFDKKGLLIKKRNVLQSMVIKKPMKIDYENETIDEIVKRIEIEIEQDPSSLKVITPKEYKRLEDELNKQRKFWK; encoded by the coding sequence ATGCCAATTTTTAAAAAAAAACCATTTGGACATATTTTATATATAAAAAAGTGGATTATTCGTATACTTGGAATTGTATCACACGGTAGATATCGTCGCTTTAATAAACTTCAAATAGAAGGTTCAGAAATAATTAGAGATTTACCTGAAACAAATGTTTTATTTGTCTCAAATCATCAAACTTATTTTGCTGACGTAGCTGCAATGCTGCACGTTTTTAATGCTGCCTTAAAAGGGAGAGTTGATTCTTTAAAAAATATTGGATACATCTGGCATCCCAAACTAAATGTTTATTTTGTTGCAGCTTCTGAAACTATGAAATCTGGTTTATTACCAAAAATATTTGCCTATGCAGGTTCAGTTTCTATTCAAAGAACATGGAGAAGTAAAGGGCAAAATGTAAATAGGCAAGTAAAAATGTCAGATATTAGTAATATTAAAAAAGCATTAGATGACGGTTGGGTAATTACCTTCCCTCAAGGTACTACAACACCTTTTAAGCCTATTAGGCGAGGTACTGCCCATATTATTAAAACTTATAAACCTGTAGTAGTTCCAATTGTAATTGACGGATTTAGAAGAGCTTTTGATAAAAAAGGCTTATTAATAAAAAAACGAAATGTTTTACAATCTATGGTTATTAAAAAACCTATGAAAATTGATTATGAAAACGAAACTATTGATGAAATTGTAAAAAGAATTGAAATAGAAATTGAACAAGATCCATCATCATTAAAAGTAATTACACCAAAAGAATACAAACGTTTGGAAGATGAATTAAATAAGCAACGAAAATTTTGGAAATAA
- the idi gene encoding isopentenyl-diphosphate Delta-isomerase encodes MKEEQVILVNEKDEQIGLMPKMEAHEKAVLHRAFSVFVFNDKNELLLQQRAADKYHSPLLWTNTCCSHQRDGESNLAAGKRRLHEEMGFVCALEEKTSFIYKAPFDNGLTEHELDHIMVGFYNENPIINREEVEAYKWMDIEDVKNDITLNPIIYTAWFKIIFNYFYDFIKQ; translated from the coding sequence ATGAAAGAAGAGCAAGTTATTTTAGTCAACGAAAAAGATGAGCAGATTGGTTTAATGCCAAAAATGGAAGCGCATGAAAAGGCGGTATTACACAGAGCCTTTTCAGTATTTGTTTTTAATGATAAAAATGAATTATTGCTACAACAACGAGCTGCAGATAAATACCATTCCCCTTTATTGTGGACCAATACGTGTTGTAGCCATCAACGAGATGGAGAAAGTAATTTAGCTGCTGGGAAAAGACGTTTGCATGAAGAAATGGGTTTTGTTTGTGCGTTGGAAGAAAAAACATCATTTATTTACAAAGCTCCGTTTGATAACGGCTTAACGGAACATGAATTAGACCACATTATGGTAGGATTTTACAATGAAAACCCCATTATAAATAGGGAAGAGGTTGAAGCGTATAAATGGATGGATATTGAAGATGTTAAAAATGACATTACTCTAAACCCTATTATTTATACAGCATGGTTTAAAATTATTTTTAATTATTTTTACGATTTTATAAAACAATAG
- a CDS encoding Crp/Fnr family transcriptional regulator, protein MDINELIKFELSFLGSSLLDDIVASSSLLNFEKDTELLREGQFVKVIPIVLTGLIKVFSRYEDKELLLYYIKPSESCVMSFSASLKNTPSLVFAITEEDTTVLLLPASKINGWVKKFPNFNQLFFEQYNVRYHELLKTINHLLFDKLDVRLYNYLIEKRDITKKNPITISHRQIANELGTAREVISRLLKKLEGENKVQQLPSQIKIL, encoded by the coding sequence ATGGATATAAATGAGTTAATTAAATTTGAACTTTCTTTTTTAGGGAGTTCATTGTTAGATGATATTGTGGCTTCTTCTTCTCTATTAAATTTTGAGAAAGATACAGAATTGTTACGCGAAGGGCAGTTTGTAAAAGTAATTCCCATTGTACTTACCGGTTTAATAAAAGTATTTTCACGCTATGAAGATAAAGAATTGCTATTGTATTACATAAAACCATCTGAAAGTTGTGTAATGTCATTTTCAGCAAGTTTAAAAAATACACCAAGTTTGGTTTTTGCTATTACTGAAGAAGATACAACTGTATTGCTACTACCCGCGTCAAAAATTAATGGATGGGTAAAAAAATTCCCTAACTTTAATCAATTATTTTTTGAGCAATACAATGTTCGATACCACGAATTATTAAAAACTATAAATCATCTTTTGTTTGATAAATTAGATGTTAGATTATATAACTATCTCATTGAAAAAAGAGACATCACTAAAAAAAATCCAATTACAATCTCACATCGGCAAATTGCGAACGAATTGGGTACTGCAAGAGAAGTTATAAGCAGACTTCTAAAAAAATTAGAAGGTGAAAATAAAGTGCAACAATTACCAAGTCAAATTAAAATTTTATAA
- the tsaA gene encoding tRNA (N6-threonylcarbamoyladenosine(37)-N6)-methyltransferase TrmO, whose product METKKITLNVIGNIKTPWHTLQHMPIQPIGAKGIKGVVEVYPEFADGLKEIEGFSHIILIYQLHLVTKPQLEVIPFMDTKSKGVFATRSPKRPNKIGISTVEIEKVEGNKIYILDVDMITNSPLLDIKPFFEDFDNRFNTKKGWLSSKKNIDKFNFKSDDRFI is encoded by the coding sequence GTGGAAACTAAAAAAATTACATTAAATGTAATTGGTAATATTAAAACACCTTGGCATACCTTGCAACACATGCCTATACAACCAATTGGTGCTAAAGGTATTAAAGGAGTTGTAGAAGTATATCCCGAATTTGCTGATGGTTTAAAAGAAATTGAAGGGTTTTCACATATTATTTTAATTTACCAACTACACCTAGTTACAAAACCGCAGCTAGAGGTTATTCCTTTCATGGATACTAAATCCAAAGGTGTTTTTGCCACTAGATCTCCAAAGAGACCCAATAAAATAGGTATTTCAACGGTAGAAATTGAAAAAGTTGAAGGGAATAAAATTTACATATTAGATGTAGATATGATAACTAATTCTCCACTACTAGATATTAAACCTTTTTTTGAAGATTTTGATAATAGATTTAACACTAAAAAGGGATGGTTGTCTAGTAAAAAAAATATTGATAAATTTAATTTTAAATCAGATGATAGATTTATATAA